Genomic window (Gammaproteobacteria bacterium):
AATGCCGGGTGCGACTAAATGCCGGCCTGCCGTTCCGCCGCGCGCGCGCCCTGCTCATCGCCGCGCGTGCGTCGAGCCTGCGCGATGATGCGCCAGTTCTCGCGCTGCGATGTTTCATCGTCGTACATCAGACTGTTTGATCTGGCGGCCATGGCTTCGGCCTGGCTCCCGTCGCCCTGCGCAAGCCGTACCCTGGCCAGCATCTGCCAGGCCATGGGATCGTAGGGGTCGATGCGCACCGCACGCTCCAGGGTGGCGGCGGCGTCCTCAAGGCGGCCGGCCTGCTCCGCGATTTGGGCTTTGTCCAACAATGCCACCACCGGCGACGCCGAGGGTCCGGCTTCGCGCGGGATGTACTGCGCGGGCGGCGGCGGCGGTTCGGGCAACGGTTGTTTCACCGGCGGCCCTACCCCGCAAGCCTGCAATATGGACGTGATCGCAAAGGCGATCAGGCAGCGTTGAATGGCGTGCAAGTTGCACATCAGTTGAACAGATCCTGAAACCAGCGTGTGGTGCGCTCGACCGGGCCGGAATGCGCGCACGGCGCGTACTCGGTGGGCGCCGAGCCTTCGACGAACGGCATCCACTGCGCGCCCGCGCAATACTCATCTGCCAGCAGCCCGCCCCTGGCGTCGATCATCAGCCACTCCGTACCGGGCGGCGTATTCAGGTTCAGCGGGCGCGTCTGGATGTTACCCATGATATCCGCCCAGATCGGCAGCGCGCCTACCGCGCCGGTCATTCCCGTGGATTTATTGTCGTCGCGGCCGATCCAGGTGACCGCGAGATGCTCGCCCGAGAATCCCGCGAACCAGCTGTCGCGCAGTTCGTTGGTGGTGCCGGTCTTGCCGGCGACCTTGAGAGTTGCTGGCAAAAGCGACTGCAGACTGCGCGCGGTGCCCTGGCGGGTTACCTCGTAAAGCGCCGAATTGAGCAGGTACACGGACGCGGGGTCCGCGGCCTGCGCGATGTTAAGGGGATAGCGCGAGAGGTGTTCGCCAGCGCCGCTCATGACCTCGCGGATGGTGTTCAGCGGCGTGCGATAGCCGCCGGCGGCCAAGCCTTGATATACCTGACTCACCTCCAGCGGCGTCATCTCCAGCGCGCCCAACAGCAGCGACGGATACGGTGCAAGACGATGCGTGAAGCCCAGCTGCTGTAAGGTGTCGATTACTTCATGTATGCCGACCGCGAGTCCCAGCCGCGCGGTCGAGACGTTGTACGAACCGACCAGCGCGTCACGCAAGGTCACCTCGCCGTGATACTCGTCGTCGTAATTGCGCGGCGACCAGGTCTGTTGATCGTCCAGCCGCACTGATAACGGCTGGTCGTCCAGCATACTTGCGAGTGAATACTCGCGTGGCCGGGCCAGCGCGGTGAGGTAAATCACCGGCTTGATCAGCGAGCCGATCGGGCGGCGCGCGTCCAGCGCGCGGTTGTAGCCCTGCAAACGCGGATCGCGCCCGCCGACCACGGCCAGCAACTCTCCGGTCTCCGCGGCGGTGACGACAGCCGCCGCCTGCAGACTGCCGGCCGGCAGGCCGCGTTGTGCTTCCAGTTCGGTGAGCTTCGAAGTCACCGCCTGCTCCGCCGCGATCTGCACCAGCGGGTCCAGGG
Coding sequences:
- a CDS encoding tetratricopeptide repeat protein encodes the protein MCNLHAIQRCLIAFAITSILQACGVGPPVKQPLPEPPPPPAQYIPREAGPSASPVVALLDKAQIAEQAGRLEDAAATLERAVRIDPYDPMAWQMLARVRLAQGDGSQAEAMAARSNSLMYDDETSQRENWRIIAQARRTRGDEQGARAAERQAGI